The proteins below come from a single Thermopolyspora flexuosa genomic window:
- a CDS encoding sulfotransferase family protein, with protein sequence MFESDRPIFIIGCPRSGTTLLQLMLHSHPRIAVPPETRFVIPAYFHRKVYGDMREPENRRRLAEWIATGKGTKFHELGLDPQEFVEEAVHAPGSLGSVIGTAFAAYARRFGKPRWGDKRPSYFQHVGTLRRMFPDAQFIHLIRDGRDCVASLKEMPWYRGNVYTAVANWAEAIDFGRRHAAELPKDSYFELRYEDLTADPEGALRALCTFLGEEYDPAMRDPREVASIAVPPHKVWHRNTHREVTRSRVGSWANRLEPWEISLCETVLGERLTALGYELSGAPRASREHLSAYRSAAARRRRVRWKRQARDRISRLREPGPVAAMLTRYQRLHCVAV encoded by the coding sequence GTGTTCGAATCCGACCGGCCGATCTTCATCATCGGGTGTCCGCGTTCCGGGACCACGCTGCTGCAGCTCATGCTGCACTCCCACCCGCGGATCGCGGTGCCGCCGGAGACCCGGTTCGTCATCCCGGCGTACTTCCACCGCAAGGTGTACGGGGACATGCGGGAGCCGGAGAACCGGCGGCGGCTCGCCGAGTGGATCGCGACCGGCAAGGGGACGAAGTTCCACGAGCTCGGCCTCGACCCGCAGGAGTTCGTCGAGGAGGCGGTGCACGCGCCGGGCAGCCTCGGCTCGGTGATCGGCACCGCGTTCGCCGCCTACGCGCGGCGGTTCGGCAAGCCGCGCTGGGGGGACAAGCGGCCGAGCTACTTCCAGCACGTCGGCACGCTCCGGCGCATGTTCCCGGACGCCCAGTTCATCCACCTCATCCGGGACGGGCGGGACTGCGTGGCCTCGCTCAAGGAGATGCCGTGGTACCGCGGCAACGTCTACACCGCGGTGGCGAACTGGGCGGAGGCGATCGACTTCGGCCGCAGGCACGCGGCCGAGCTGCCCAAGGACTCCTACTTCGAGCTGCGCTACGAGGACCTCACCGCCGACCCGGAGGGCGCGCTGCGCGCGCTGTGCACCTTCCTCGGCGAGGAGTACGACCCGGCGATGCGCGACCCGCGCGAGGTGGCGAGCATCGCGGTGCCGCCGCACAAGGTGTGGCACCGCAACACCCACCGCGAGGTGACCCGCTCCCGGGTGGGCAGCTGGGCGAACCGGCTCGAGCCGTGGGAGATCTCGCTGTGCGAGACGGTGCTCGGCGAGCGGCTGACCGCCCTCGGCTACGAGCTGTCCGGCGCGCCGCGCGCCTCCCGCGAGCACCTGTCCGCCTACCGCTCGGCCGCGGCGCGGCGCCGCCGCGTCCGCTGGAAGCGGCAGGCCCGGGACCGGATCAGCCGGCTGCGCGAGCCGGGCCCGGTGGCCGCCATGCTCACCCGCTACCAGCGGCTGCACTGCGTGGCGGTCTGA